In Herbinix luporum, a single window of DNA contains:
- a CDS encoding Rqc2 family fibronectin-binding protein → MALDGIVVASIVEELKSTLMGGRINKIAQPEKDELLISIKGQDRVNYKLFLSAGAGMPLIYLTENTKANPMTAPNFCMLLRKHLNNGKILDITQPSLERIVSIKIEHMDELGDLKIKYLIIELMGKHSNIIFCDHNMTIIDSIKRVNQFMSSVREVLPGREYFIPQTIHKLDPLTIDYPSFKEHILNKQMPLSKALYTGLTGISPLIANEICHRASIYSDDFTSTLSEDMGLHLFRNFERVIEEVKEKKFYPHIVIGEHGPKEFSSIPLSSYMNNNYNIKELSSPSKMLETYYAEKNAQAVMQQKSADLRKLVANTIERAVKKYDLQVKQLKDTEKRDKYKVYGELISAYGYNLKPNAKELIAPNYYNNDEEIKIPLDETLTPMENAKRYFEKYNKLKRTYDALTTLIQETKDEIEHLKSIRASLEIATDEDDLAELKKELMEYGYIKKKHISNKSDKSKKSSKNAKSKPFHYISSDGYHIYVGKNNYQNEELTFKLADGGDWWFHSKNIPGSHVIVKSGGDKLPDKTFEEAARLAAYYSSARDSKKVEIDYTQRKNIKKPSGSKPGFVIYHTNYSMIADTDISDIKEVE, encoded by the coding sequence ATGGCATTAGATGGAATTGTAGTTGCAAGTATTGTTGAGGAATTAAAATCTACCCTTATGGGAGGAAGAATTAATAAGATTGCCCAGCCCGAAAAGGATGAACTACTTATTAGTATAAAAGGACAAGATAGAGTTAACTATAAATTATTTCTTTCGGCAGGGGCAGGCATGCCCTTAATTTATCTTACCGAGAACACTAAGGCTAATCCCATGACTGCTCCAAATTTTTGTATGTTGCTTCGTAAGCATCTAAATAACGGAAAAATTCTTGATATTACCCAACCTTCTTTAGAGCGTATAGTATCCATAAAAATAGAACATATGGACGAACTGGGTGATTTAAAGATTAAATATCTAATTATCGAACTTATGGGCAAGCATAGTAATATTATATTCTGCGACCATAACATGACCATTATTGATAGCATTAAACGGGTCAATCAATTTATGAGCTCTGTTCGTGAGGTCCTCCCCGGTAGAGAATATTTCATTCCACAAACTATCCATAAACTAGACCCCCTTACCATAGATTATCCTTCTTTTAAGGAGCATATATTAAATAAGCAAATGCCTTTATCAAAAGCCCTTTATACAGGCCTTACGGGCATCAGCCCCCTAATAGCTAATGAAATCTGCCATCGGGCTTCTATCTATTCTGACGATTTTACCTCGACACTTAGTGAAGACATGGGTTTACACCTTTTTAGAAATTTTGAAAGGGTCATAGAAGAGGTTAAGGAGAAAAAATTCTATCCTCATATTGTAATAGGAGAACATGGCCCTAAGGAGTTTTCCAGTATTCCTCTAAGCTCCTATATGAATAATAATTATAATATTAAAGAATTATCATCTCCATCAAAAATGCTAGAGACATATTACGCTGAGAAAAATGCCCAAGCTGTAATGCAGCAAAAATCCGCTGACCTTCGTAAACTAGTGGCAAATACCATAGAAAGGGCCGTAAAAAAATATGATTTACAAGTAAAACAGCTTAAAGATACCGAAAAAAGGGACAAATATAAAGTCTACGGGGAACTTATAAGTGCTTATGGCTATAATCTAAAGCCCAATGCCAAAGAACTAATTGCCCCTAATTACTATAATAATGATGAGGAAATAAAAATTCCTCTTGATGAGACCCTTACACCTATGGAAAATGCCAAAAGGTATTTTGAAAAATATAACAAATTAAAAAGGACCTATGATGCTCTTACCACCTTAATACAAGAAACTAAGGATGAGATTGAGCATTTAAAATCTATTCGTGCTTCCTTGGAAATTGCCACTGATGAAGATGATTTAGCTGAATTAAAAAAAGAACTGATGGAATACGGCTATATTAAAAAGAAGCATATTTCCAATAAATCAGATAAGTCAAAAAAATCATCAAAAAATGCAAAAAGCAAACCTTTTCATTATATTTCCTCAGACGGTTACCATATCTATGTAGGTAAAAATAATTATCAGAATGAAGAACTTACTTTCAAACTGGCTGACGGAGGGGATTGGTGGTTCCATTCCAAGAACATTCCGGGCTCCCATGTAATTGTAAAATCCGGTGGGGATAAACTACCTGATAAAACTTTTGAGGAAGCAGCAAGGCTTGCAGCCTATTATAGCAGCGCCAGAGATTCAAAAAAAGTAGAAATTGATTATACCCAGCGTAAAAACATAAAAAAACCCAGTGGCTCAAAACCTGGCTTTGTCATTTACCATACTAATTATTCAATGATAGCAGATACTGATATATCGGATATAAAGGAAGTAGAATAG
- a CDS encoding histidinol-phosphatase HisJ family protein: protein MICADLHVHSNFSSDGKAKMEDMIDKAIKLGLKTLCFTDHMDYDYPKIYDYSFQFDIDNYLKKLQILKEKYKSQIEILIGLELGMQPHISDSMYKLINSFPFDFIIGSIHIVNQMDPYYPQYWENITEEEGIVKCFEEIQKCCEIYQGFHVCGHIDYVVRYAPSSKIKYQEYSYPYYKDVLDEILKTLLNHGKGIEVNTSGYKYGLGHPHPKTEILKRYKELGGEIITIGSDAHLPQHLCYDFDKAEALLKNLGYKYYTIFKEGQPNMIKL from the coding sequence ATGATTTGCGCTGACCTTCACGTTCATTCTAATTTTTCCAGTGACGGAAAAGCAAAGATGGAAGATATGATTGATAAGGCCATAAAGCTGGGCCTTAAAACCCTATGCTTTACTGACCATATGGACTATGATTATCCTAAAATATATGATTATTCCTTCCAATTTGATATAGATAACTATCTAAAAAAACTTCAGATATTGAAGGAAAAGTATAAGTCCCAGATTGAGATTCTTATTGGACTTGAGCTTGGAATGCAGCCCCATATAAGTGATTCTATGTATAAACTTATAAATTCATTTCCCTTTGATTTTATAATTGGATCTATCCACATAGTGAATCAAATGGATCCATATTATCCACAATATTGGGAAAATATTACCGAAGAGGAAGGGATAGTAAAATGTTTTGAGGAAATACAAAAATGCTGTGAGATTTATCAGGGTTTTCATGTATGCGGTCATATAGATTATGTGGTCCGCTATGCCCCCAGCAGTAAGATTAAGTATCAAGAGTACTCCTATCCCTACTATAAAGATGTCTTAGACGAAATCTTAAAGACTCTTTTAAATCACGGTAAAGGGATTGAAGTAAATACTTCAGGATATAAGTATGGTCTTGGACATCCCCATCCCAAAACCGAGATTTTAAAGCGATATAAAGAACTTGGGGGGGAGATAATTACCATCGGATCAGATGCCCATTTACCCCAACATCTATGCTATGATTTTGATAAAGCAGAAGCCCTTCTTAAAAATCTAGGTTATAAATATTATACCATCTTTAAAGAGGGTCAGCCTAATATGATTAAATTATAG
- the mnmA gene encoding tRNA 2-thiouridine(34) synthase MnmA, with translation MDKVVVGMSGGVDSSVAAYLLKKQGYDVIGVTMQIWQDDDVCSISENGGCCGLSAVEDARRVANVLDIPHYVMNFRKEFKETVIDYFVSEYIMARTPNPCIACNRFVKWEALLARSLSIGASYIATGHYASITRLANGRYAIKNSVTAAKDQTYALYNLTQFQLEHTLMPVGAYSKEEIRAIAKELNLPVANKPDSQEICFVSNNDYAGFIEEYLSDEENRRIIEEKRRLYKKSMEKSGYGFTPGNFVDWKGNVLGQHKGLANYTIGQRKGLNLALGRPVFVMELRPETNEVVIGDADDVYTDRFYANNLNFMAIEDLEDEMVVSAKIRYSHKGAPCTIKKTAKDEVLCVFDQPQRAVTPGQAVVFYQDDYVVGGGTILGKR, from the coding sequence ATGGATAAAGTGGTAGTCGGAATGTCCGGAGGAGTAGACTCCTCTGTGGCGGCATACCTTTTAAAAAAACAAGGGTATGATGTCATAGGTGTGACAATGCAAATATGGCAGGATGATGATGTTTGTTCCATATCGGAAAACGGTGGCTGCTGTGGCTTAAGTGCAGTAGAGGATGCAAGAAGAGTTGCTAATGTATTGGATATTCCACACTATGTTATGAACTTTAGGAAGGAATTTAAGGAAACTGTTATAGATTATTTTGTATCGGAATATATCATGGCCAGAACCCCAAATCCATGTATTGCTTGTAATAGATTTGTTAAATGGGAGGCCTTGCTTGCCAGATCCTTATCTATAGGAGCTTCCTATATTGCTACCGGACATTATGCTTCTATAACAAGGCTTGCAAACGGCAGATATGCTATAAAAAATTCAGTTACAGCCGCAAAGGATCAAACATATGCCCTGTATAATTTAACCCAGTTCCAGCTAGAACATACACTTATGCCTGTGGGAGCTTACTCCAAGGAAGAAATCAGGGCAATTGCTAAAGAGTTAAATCTTCCTGTAGCCAATAAACCGGATAGCCAGGAAATTTGTTTTGTTTCCAATAATGACTATGCAGGATTTATTGAGGAATATTTAAGCGATGAAGAAAACCGAAGGATTATAGAAGAAAAAAGAAGGCTTTATAAAAAAAGTATGGAAAAGTCCGGATATGGTTTTACCCCAGGTAATTTTGTAGATTGGAAGGGAAATGTACTAGGACAACATAAGGGCTTAGCTAACTATACCATAGGACAAAGAAAGGGGCTAAATCTAGCCCTTGGCAGACCGGTATTTGTTATGGAATTAAGACCTGAAACCAATGAGGTGGTTATCGGGGATGCAGACGATGTATATACAGATCGTTTTTATGCTAATAATCTTAATTTTATGGCCATAGAGGATTTAGAAGATGAGATGGTGGTATCAGCAAAAATCCGATATAGTCATAAAGGTGCTCCTTGTACCATTAAAAAAACAGCAAAAGATGAAGTGTTGTGTGTTTTTGACCAACCCCAAAGGGCAGTAACTCCGGGACAGGCGGTAGTATTTTACCAAGATGATTATGTTGTTGGCGGAGGAACTATACTGGGTAAAAGATAG
- the nifU gene encoding Fe-S cluster assembly scaffold protein NifU, which produces MYTKKVMDHFTNPRNMGEIENPSAVGTVGNAKCGDIMRMYMDIDDNGVIRDVKFKTFGCGAAVATSSIATELVKGKTIEEALKVTNKAVVDALDGLPPVKVHCSLLAEEAIHAALWDYAEKNGIKIEGLRKPKSDVHEHDEDEQTY; this is translated from the coding sequence ATGTATACAAAAAAAGTAATGGATCATTTTACAAATCCAAGAAATATGGGTGAAATTGAAAATCCCAGTGCTGTTGGGACTGTGGGAAATGCCAAGTGCGGAGATATCATGAGAATGTATATGGATATAGATGACAATGGTGTAATTCGGGACGTAAAATTTAAGACCTTTGGCTGTGGTGCGGCAGTTGCCACAAGCAGTATTGCTACTGAACTAGTAAAAGGAAAGACTATAGAAGAAGCTCTTAAGGTTACAAATAAAGCTGTTGTTGATGCTCTTGATGGTCTTCCTCCGGTAAAGGTACACTGCTCATTGCTGGCCGAGGAGGCAATTCATGCGGCTTTATGGGATTATGCTGAAAAAAATGGCATTAAAATCGAAGGATTAAGAAAGCCTAAGTCTGATGTCCATGAACATGATGAGGACGAGCAAACTTATTAG
- the nifS gene encoding cysteine desulfurase NifS, with translation MEKKIYLDNAATTKTRPEVVEAMLPYFSQLYGNPSSVYEFASQNKKALDEARSIIAGAIGAESSEVYFTASGTEADNWALIATAEAYEGKGKHIITSKIEHHAVLHTCEYLQKKRGYEVTYIDVDENGIVKLDQLEKAIRPTTILISIMFANNEIGTIQPIKEIGAIAKKHNILFHTDAVQAFGQLDINVEDLGIDMMSASAHKLNGPKGIGFLYIKKGIKIRSFIHGGAQERGRRAGTENVPNVVGFGKAVEIAMATMEERTKKEIQLRDYLIKRVLAEVPYTRLNGHRTMRLPNNANFSFQFIEGESLLIMLDMSNICASSGSACTSGSLDPSHVLLAIGLPHEIAHGSLRLTLSAENTFEEIDYTVEKIKEIVDKLRMMSPLYEDFVRRR, from the coding sequence ATGGAAAAGAAGATATATCTTGATAATGCAGCTACTACAAAGACTAGACCTGAGGTTGTAGAAGCTATGCTCCCTTACTTTAGCCAGCTGTATGGTAATCCATCCAGCGTATATGAGTTTGCTTCTCAAAATAAAAAGGCTTTAGATGAAGCAAGGTCTATTATAGCTGGTGCCATAGGGGCAGAAAGTTCTGAGGTCTATTTTACAGCCAGTGGAACAGAAGCGGACAACTGGGCTCTTATAGCAACTGCAGAGGCTTATGAGGGAAAGGGAAAGCATATTATTACATCAAAGATTGAACATCATGCTGTATTGCATACTTGTGAATATCTGCAAAAAAAGAGAGGGTATGAAGTTACCTATATAGATGTAGATGAAAATGGTATTGTTAAATTGGATCAGTTGGAGAAGGCCATAAGACCAACTACAATTTTAATATCAATTATGTTTGCTAATAATGAGATTGGAACAATTCAGCCAATTAAAGAAATTGGTGCTATTGCTAAGAAGCATAACATATTGTTCCATACAGATGCAGTACAGGCTTTTGGACAATTGGATATAAATGTAGAAGACTTGGGAATTGACATGATGAGTGCCAGCGCCCATAAGCTAAACGGTCCAAAGGGAATTGGTTTCTTATATATAAAAAAAGGTATTAAAATCAGATCTTTTATCCATGGAGGAGCCCAGGAAAGAGGCAGACGGGCAGGAACTGAAAATGTACCCAATGTTGTCGGCTTTGGCAAAGCAGTGGAGATTGCCATGGCTACCATGGAGGAAAGGACTAAGAAGGAAATACAGTTGCGGGATTATCTGATTAAACGGGTTTTAGCGGAAGTTCCCTATACCAGACTTAATGGCCACAGAACAATGAGGTTACCTAATAACGCTAATTTTAGTTTTCAATTTATAGAAGGTGAATCTCTGCTTATAATGTTGGATATGAGTAATATCTGTGCCTCTAGCGGTTCGGCTTGTACATCAGGCTCCCTAGATCCTTCCCATGTTTTACTTGCCATTGGTTTACCCCATGAAATAGCTCATGGATCTTTAAGGCTTACCTTAAGTGCAGAAAATACATTTGAAGAAATAGATTATACGGTAGAAAAAATCAAGGAGATTGTTGATAAATTAAGAATGATGTCTCCCTTGTATGAGGATTTTGTTCGCAGGAGATAA
- a CDS encoding RrF2 family transcriptional regulator → MKLTTKGRYGLRAVLDLAVNNDDDEAVALSQIAERQGISTSYLEQLIAKLRKSGIVQGIRGAQGGYVLAMPAEEISVGDILRALEGDLSPVDCAEINNTDTPCSISDTCVTKYVWKRISDSINDAVDGIMLSDLVAESKRVQAEAGVTEDNNSKQTC, encoded by the coding sequence GTCCTAGACCTGGCAGTTAATAATGACGATGATGAGGCAGTTGCATTAAGTCAGATTGCAGAAAGACAAGGCATATCCACCAGTTATCTGGAACAATTGATAGCAAAACTTAGAAAATCCGGTATAGTGCAAGGTATTCGTGGAGCACAAGGGGGATATGTACTGGCAATGCCGGCAGAGGAAATATCTGTAGGTGACATTTTGCGTGCCTTAGAAGGAGACTTAAGTCCTGTAGATTGTGCTGAAATAAATAATACTGATACACCCTGTAGTATCTCAGATACCTGTGTAACAAAATATGTATGGAAGCGTATAAGTGATAGTATAAATGACGCAGTGGATGGAATTATGCTCTCTGATTTGGTAGCAGAAAGTAAGAGAGTTCAAGCAGAAGCAGGTGTTACTGAGGATAATAATTCAAAGCAAACTTGTTGA